In one window of Henckelia pumila isolate YLH828 chromosome 1, ASM3356847v2, whole genome shotgun sequence DNA:
- the LOC140875261 gene encoding uncharacterized protein gives MAISSKSQIKSALISFLILSLTHYSFAQTDVHDLLPLYNLPKGLLPSDIKSYSLSNTDNSFTIELSSNPCYVKFNDQSVYYDKIVKGKLGYGKVSGVSGIQAKKLFIWVSVDGIDVDEKNDMIEFHVGFVSQKLPAKDFETVKSCKARGLTDSLAFLDASV, from the coding sequence ATGGCGATATCttcaaaatcccaaatcaaaTCAGCACTGATCTCTTTCTTGATCCTCTCTCTAACCCACTACTCTTTTGCCCAAACAGATGTCCACGATCTCCTCCCTTTGTACAATCTTCCCAAGGGGCTCCTCCCGAGCGACATCAAGTCATATTCCCTTTCAAATACGGACAATTCCTTCACCATCGAGCTCAGTTCCAACCCTTGTTACGTTAAATTCAATGACCAGTCTGTTTACTACGACAAAATCGTCAAAGGGAAGCTGGGATATGGGAAGGTGTCTGGGGTTTCAGGCATTCAGGCCAAGAAACTCTTCATCTGGGTATCTGTAGATGGGATCGATGTTGATGAAAAGAATGATATGATTGAGTTTCATGTGGGCTTTGTGTCCCAGAAGCTTCCGGCTAAGGATTTTGAGACTGTGAAGAGCTGCAAGGCCAGAGGATTGACAGATTCCTTGGCTTTCTTGGATGCTTCGGTTTGA